A window of the Schistocerca nitens isolate TAMUIC-IGC-003100 chromosome 5, iqSchNite1.1, whole genome shotgun sequence genome harbors these coding sequences:
- the LOC126260402 gene encoding E3 SUMO-protein ligase ZBED1-like gives MTRTLVAMITDDFQPLSVIEDTGFRRFVSLLDPQYSIPNRKKLRLMMEDDYHKQKEAVNLAMEHSTCVSLTTDIWTSLNSEAYIAVTGHLINTNWCLKALALETFHFPEKHTALNISEVLDNMISKWNIGNKVVSITTDNASNMTAAVQLIHSGNIYMQHVPCLAHTINLVVKSSLNTNSELCIMWEKAREIVSYFKTCCNANEKLHEIQDLMKKPVHKLIQETETQWNKNLTADEWRILKECLCVLESFEVVTSEISTENYTSLSKAIPIIIQLILTICNGKWATMAAQELEHHLHNSLISRLRLIETNKVHAVATGLDPRF, from the exons ATGACACGGACTTtagtggccatgataacagacgattttcaaccaCTTTCAGTCAtcgaggacactggttttcgacgttttgtttcactgttggacccacaatactcgataccaaatcgaaaaaagttgcgcCTCATGATGGAGGAtgattaccataaacagaaagaggctgtaaacttggccATGGAAcactctacttgtgtttctttaacgaccgatatttggacctcactcaatagtgaggcatatattgctgtaactggtcatttaattaacactaattggtgcctgaaagctttagctctcgagacattccatttcccggaaaagcatacagcACTAAATATTAGTGAGGTGTTAGATAAcatgatttcaaaatggaacattggAAACAAGgttgtaagcatcacaactgacaatGCCAGTAACATGACAGCagccgtacaacttattcacagtggcaacatttatatgcaacatgtgccttgtttagcacacaccatcaatttagttgtgaaaagttctttgaacaccaacagtgagctctgcataatgTGGGAAAAGGCCAGAgaaattgttagctattttaaaacatgttgcaatgctaatgaaaaactccatgagatacaggatctaatgaaaaaacctgttcataaattgattcaggaaactGAAACCCAATGGAACA agaacctcacagctgacgagtggcgaattttgaaggaatgtttatgtgtactggagtcatttgaagtggtaacaagtgaaatttcaactgaaaactatacctctctttcgaaagctattccaataatcaTACAGCTAATCCTAACCAtatgcaatgggaagtgggctaccaTGGCAGCACAAGAGCTAGAGCATCATCTGCACAACTCACTAATATCCCGGCTACgattaatagaaacaaacaaagtacatgCCGTTGCCACAGGTCTCGACCCAAGATTCTAA